The following proteins are co-located in the Solanum pennellii chromosome 1, SPENNV200 genome:
- the LOC107007746 gene encoding dolichyl-diphosphooligosaccharide--protein glycosyltransferase 48 kDa subunit, with product MSRALAILSLLLLAVLGNAFSPENPTDRKILVLLDDLSIKSSHSLYFQSLQTRGFDLDFKLADDPKIALQRYGQYLYDALILFSPSIDSLGGSLNAASILDFVDSGHDLILAADASASDLIREIATECGVDFDEDQSAMVIDHTSFAVSDTEGDHTLIAGDDFIQSDVILGKEKIKAPVLFKGIGHSVNPANSLVLKVLSASPSAYSANPKSKLSTPPTLTGSAISLVSVVQARNNARVLISGSLSMFSNRFFRSGVQKAGSTINHEKSGNEQFVTEISKWVFHERGHLKAVNVRHHKVGEADEPSIYRINDDLEYSLEIYEWSGTSWEPYVADDVQVQFYMMSPYVLKTMSTDQKGVYYTSFKVPDVYGVFQFKVEYEKLGVTSLSLAKQIPVRPFRHNEYERFITAAFPYYGASFSMMGGFFLFSLVYLYHK from the exons ATGTCTCGAGCGCTAGCGATCCTCAGCTTACTTCTTCTTGCGGTTCTTGGCAATGCATTTTCCCCTGAAAACCCCACAGATCGGAAAATTTTGGTTTTGCTCGATGATTTATCCATCAAATCTTCACATTCTCTCTACTTCCAGTCTCTACAAACCCGTGGTTTCGATCTTGATTTCAAACTCGCCGATGATCCCAAGATCGCGTTACAGAGATACGGACAGTATTTATATGACGCTTTAATTCTCTTCTCACCTTCCATTGATA gtTTAGGTGGATCTCTTAATGCGGCATCTATTCTGGACTTTGTTGATTCTGGCCATGATTTGATCCTTGCGGCTGATGCATCTGCATCTGATCTAATTAGAGAAATTGCTACTGAGTGTggggttgattttgatgag GATCAGTCAGCTATGGTCATTGATCATACAAGCTTTGCAGTTTCGGATACAGAAGGGGACCATACCTTAATTGCTGGTGATGATTTCATTCAATCTGATGTAATCTTGGGCAAAGAAAAGATCAAG GCTCCTGTACTCTTCAAGGGGATTGGTCACTCTGTAAATCCGGCTAATAGCTTG GTGCTGAAAGTTCTCTCAGCTTCGCCTTCGGCGTATTCAGCCAATCCTAAGTCCAAATTATCAACTCCACCAACACTAACTGGATCTGCAATCAGTCTTGTTTCAGTTGTGCAG GCAAGAAATAATGCTCGAGTTCTTATATCTGGCTCCTTAAGCATGTTTAGCAATCG ATTCTTCAGATCTGGGGTGCAAAAGGCTGGAAGCACAATCAA CCATGAGAAATCTGGTAATGAGCAGTTTGTGACTGAAATTAGCAAGTGGGTCTTCCATGAAAGAGGCCATCTCAAG GCTGTGAATGTAAGACATCACAAAGTTGGGGAGGCAGATGAACCTTCTATATACAGAATCAATGATGATCTG GAATATTCTCTTGAGATTTATGAATGGTCTGGAACAAGTTGGGAACCTTATGTTGCAGATGATGTTCAAGTTCAGTTTTACATGATGAGCCCCTACGTTCTGAAAACCATGTCAACCGATCAGAAG GGTGTCTATTATACATCATTCAAGGTTCCAGATGTTTATGGAGTATTCCAGTTTAAGGTTGAGTACGAGAAATTAGGAGTCACAAGCTTGAGCCTAGCAAAACAG ATTCCTGTTCGACCCTTCAGACATAATGAATATGAGAGATTTATAACAGCTGCTTTTCCTTATTATGGAGCATCCTTCTCTATG ATGGGTGGTTTCTTCCTCTTCTCCTTGGTATATCTGTACCACAAGTAG